One Candidatus Sulfurimonas baltica DNA segment encodes these proteins:
- a CDS encoding D-2-hydroxyacid dehydrogenase — MKIVLLDALTFGETDLSGFYKLGEVQVYKTTSADEVQDRITDADVIVTNKVVITDELMATCTNLKLICVAATGMNNVDLESAKSRNIEVKNVAGYSTDSVIQHTFSMLFYLVGHSRYYDEYVKDGRYSRSKIFTDVSKEFFEIKGKKWGIIGLGSIGRGVANIAAAFGAEVCYHSTSGKNSTKDFLHVELSELLKTCDIISIHAPLNEKTNNLLDYEQLLTCKDGATLLNLGRGGIINEEAVARMVDEKNIYFGLDVLTAEPMRENHPLLYVKNKENIYVTPHIAWASVEARETLIASVVENISSLN, encoded by the coding sequence TGATTTAAGTGGGTTTTATAAGCTTGGAGAAGTTCAAGTTTATAAAACCACATCTGCTGATGAAGTTCAAGATAGGATAACAGATGCAGATGTTATTGTTACAAACAAAGTTGTTATAACTGACGAGTTAATGGCTACATGTACAAATTTAAAGCTTATATGTGTGGCTGCTACTGGCATGAATAATGTTGACTTAGAATCAGCAAAGAGTAGAAATATTGAAGTGAAAAATGTGGCTGGCTACTCAACTGATTCAGTAATTCAACACACTTTCTCAATGCTTTTTTATCTTGTAGGACACTCAAGATATTATGATGAGTATGTCAAAGATGGCAGATACTCAAGAAGTAAAATATTTACGGATGTCTCAAAAGAATTTTTTGAGATTAAAGGTAAAAAGTGGGGAATTATTGGACTTGGCTCAATTGGTCGCGGAGTTGCAAATATTGCAGCGGCATTTGGAGCAGAGGTATGTTATCACTCAACAAGCGGTAAAAACTCTACAAAAGATTTTCTACATGTAGAACTCTCCGAACTTCTCAAAACTTGTGATATTATCTCAATACATGCACCTCTAAACGAGAAAACAAATAATCTTCTAGACTATGAACAGTTGTTAACATGTAAGGATGGAGCTACTCTTTTAAACCTTGGACGCGGCGGTATCATTAATGAAGAGGCAGTTGCAAGGATGGTTGATGAAAAAAATATCTATTTTGGTTTAGATGTTTTAACGGCAGAGCCAATGAGAGAGAACCATCCTCTTTTGTACGTTAAAAACAAAGAAAATATATATGTAACCCCTCATATAGCTTGGGCATCTGTTGAAGCCAGAGAGACTCTTATCGCCAGCGTAGTTGAGAACATCTCATCGCTGAACTAG